The window CAGGTCATAAATTACAGATTCAAAACTTCTTTCCGAGGGATTATATAATTTTTCATCAGTAGAACAGTTTAACTGATAAGTTTGATTAAAAATTTTACAGGTATTCAGTGCACGAACCGCGGGGCTGGACACAAAATGATCAATGGAAATATTATTGTTTTTCAGGAACCTGGACATGTGCATAGCATCCTCCAAACCTTTGTCTGCCAAAGGTCTGTCAAAGTCCTCCGTTTCCTCCGGCCAGTCGCTTTTCGCATGTCTTACGAGGATGAGTTTCTTCATATGATTGTTTTTTGGAAGATTAAAATTATAAAAAAAATAATGGAATAAAACATGATTTATATAAAAAAACTGCGTTATGAATAAAATCAGTAAATTTTACTAAATTTGCAGACTTATGGGACAAATCCTTGCAATAGACTACGGAAAAGCTCGTTGTGGTATCGCTGCAACGGATGATATGCAGATTATAGCCAGTGGACTGGAGACTGTGGAGAACCGTTCTTTAATGGATTTTTTGAAAAAATATTTCAGTATAAACAAGGTAGATGAAGTAGTAATCGGACTTCCCATAGATTTGAAAGGAAACGTTTCGGAAGTGGAAACGGATATATTAAAATTCATAGAAGAATTTAAAAAAGAATTTACGGATATTGCGGTTCACCGTTTTGACGAAAGATTTACTTCCAAAATGGCCTCGTTTTTCATCTCCCAAAGTGGGAAGAACAAGAAAAAGAGGCAGGAAAAAGGATTAATAGATAAAGTAAGTGCAACGATCATATTGCAGAATTTTTTAGAACAAAGATTAAGATGATTTTACCGATAAGAGCTTTTGGGGATCCTGTTTTGAGAAAAGTAGGAAAAGATATAGACAAAGACTATCCCGGATTACAGGAACTGATAGATAACATGTTCGAAACCATGTACAGCGCAAATGGCATAGGTCTTGCAGCGCCACAGATTGGTTTGGATATCCGCCTGTTTGTAATAGATGTGACGCCTCTTGCTGAAGATGAGGATTATGAAGATATTAAAGATGAGCTGGCAACATTCAAGAAAGTATTCATCAATGCTCAGATTCTTGAAGAATCCGGTGAAGAATGGAAGTTCAACGAAGGCTGTCTTTCTATTCCGGATGTAAGAGAAGATGTGAAAAGAAAAGGTACCATCGTTATTGAATATTATGACGAAAATTTTGTGAAACATACAGAAACTTTTTCCGATATTAGAGCCCGCGTAATTCAGCATGAATATGACCACATTGAAGGGGTGCTGTTTACCGATCACTTAAGCGCTCTGAAGAAGAAGCTGGTAAAAGGAAAACTCACAAAAATCTCTCAGGGTGACGTAAGCATCGGTTACAAAATGAGATTTCCAAAATAATATAAACAAGGATTAAAAAGAATAATAAAAAGCAAAAAGCTAGTGCTGATTGCAGAATTTACAAAAAATAAAATTATGCTGTTAGAAAAAATAATTTCAATTTCTGGAAAACCAGGACTTTTCAAATTAGTTTCTCAATTAAGAAACGGATTCATCATTGAAGATGTTACCAACAAGAAAAAAGTGAGCATTGGAAACTCAAGCCAGGTGAGCTTACTGGATAATATTGCTATGTTTACATTTGAAAAAGAAGTTCCTTTGTTCGAAGTATTTGAAAATATTGCTAAAAACAATGGTTATAAGGAAACTATTTCTCACAAATCTTCTGATGCAGAGTTGAAAGACTTCATGCTGGCATCTCTTCCTAACTATGATACGGAAAGAGTATATTCTTCTGATATCAAGAAATTGGCCCAGTGGTACAACATCCTTCAGAAAGCAGGGTACATTACTCCTGAAAGCTTTGTAAAGGCAGAGCCTGAAACTTTAGAAGGTGAACCAGCTGCGGAAGAAGTAAGCATTGAAAAAGAAGCAAAAAAAGCTCCGAAAGCTGAAAAACCGGCTACTCCAAAAGTAAAAGCTACTTCAGCTGCAAAATCAGCTCCGAAAAGTACACACAGAAAACAAGGATAATTCATCTCTGAATTCAAAATACAAAGCCTTGTCCGGAATTTCCGGACAGGGTTTTTTGTTTTAGGCAGGTAGCAGGTGATAGGTAGCAGGGATTAGGGAGAAATTTTCTGGTTAGTTCAAATTTCGTCTTTATCTTTAAACATTATACCAGAAACTCCGCATCCTGCACCCCAACTTTCCCACCCAACCTCTACCACAGACCCAAAATAACCCTTACATTTGTATAAGATTGAATTTCCCATTACTTATGAATACGAAACAGGAGAAACTGGAAGCCTTTGGCAGATTGCTGGATATTATGGATGATCTGCGTGAAAAATGTCCGTGGGATCAGAAACAGACGCTGCAGTCCCTACGCCATCTTACCCTTGAGGAGACTTATGAGCTTTCAGATGCTATTTTACAGGAAGATTTACAGGAAATAAAAAAAGAATTGGGTGATGTTCTGCTTCATCTGGTTTTTTATGCTAAAATCGGGTCGGAAAAAGAAAGCTTTGATATCGCTGATGTCATCAATTCCCTGAATGAAAAGCTGATTTTCCGCCATCCTCATATCTATGGAGATGTTGAAGTGAAGGATGAGGAAGAAGTGAAGCAGAACTGGGAAAAACTGAAATTAAAAGAAGGAAACAAATCCATTTTGGGTGGTGTTCCGAAAAGCCTGCCGAGCTTGGTGAAAGCTTACAGGATCCAGGATAAGGTAAAGGGAATTGGTTTTGAATTTCATAATGCTGAAGACGCCTGGAAAAAAGTGGATGAAGAGATTCAGGAATTCCATGCTGAGACGGATTTGGATAAGAAAGAACAGGAACTGGGTGATGTATTTTTCTCCCTGATCAATTATGCAAGAATCTCGGGAATCAATCCGGATTCTGCCCTGGAAAGAACCAACCTGAAGTTTATTTCAAGGTTTCAAAAAATGGAAAATCTTGCCGGAGAGCAGGATCTGAAACTGGCAGATATGTCTCTTGAAGAAATGGATGTTCTTTGGGAACAAGCAAAAAAACTTTCATAAATCCTGATTGGAACAATTAATGCTTCTTTTATTCCGTTAAAAAAATAAAAAATAAATATGTTGCGCTTTCTTATTTTACCTGCTTTGCTTTTATTGAGCTGTAACCCCAAAGCTCAAAACTCTTCTTCCCGTGAAGATGAACTGAAAGTTCAGTTTTCCCTGCCGAAAAAGTTAAAAGAAGTTTCCGGAATTACTTTGTCTAAGGATAAAAATATTATTTGGCTGATAGAAGACAGAGGCAATAAAAATGCAGTTTATGGTGTAAATAATAAAGGAGAAATGGTAGCTAAAGTCCCTGTAGAGAATGCCGAAAATACCGACTGGGAAGATATCATCTCAGATACTCAGGGAAATATTTACATCGGGGATTTTGGGAATAATGATAATAACAGACAGGATCTGGCTATTCTAAAAACAGATCTGAAAGACAGTAAGCAAACGGTAACAAAAGTGGTTCAGACTACCAAGTTCCATTATCAGGGACAGACAGAGTTTCCTCCAAAGAAATCAAACCTGTTATACGACTGCGAAGCTTTTGTAGAAATGAATGGAAATTTCTATTTATTCACTAAAAACAGAAGCAAGGGTTTTGACGGAACTTTTCTTGTTTTTCAGGTGCCCAATAAAGAAGGCGATTTTGAAGCAAAATTAATAGGTACCTTAAAGCTGGATGGAGGCTATAACGATGCAGCGATTACTTCTGCCACGATCAACAGTACAAAAGATAAGATTGTTTTGCTGACCCATAAAAATGTACATGTTCTTACCGGATTTACTGCGGATAATTTTAATACCGCAAAAATCCAGAAAATTCCACTCCATCATAATTCTCAGAAGGAGGCTATTGTTTTTCTTGATGATAAAACACTTATGATTGCAGATGAGAAAGCTAAGGATGAAGGTGGAAATGTGTATACGTTTGCACTTTAAAAGAACAAATCTCAATACCATTAAAACCCCACAGCTTACAGGTAAGTCTGTGGGGTTTCTGAATATATGAAAG of the Chryseobacterium aureum genome contains:
- a CDS encoding SixA phosphatase family protein, which encodes MKKLILVRHAKSDWPEETEDFDRPLADKGLEDAMHMSRFLKNNNISIDHFVSSPAVRALNTCKIFNQTYQLNCSTDEKLYNPSERSFESVIYDLDDNLNSVAFFSHNNGISNFANSISEDIFHFPTCGVAGFEVDCESWSEFEGAKKKLLFFYEPGKI
- the def gene encoding peptide deformylase, encoding MILPIRAFGDPVLRKVGKDIDKDYPGLQELIDNMFETMYSANGIGLAAPQIGLDIRLFVIDVTPLAEDEDYEDIKDELATFKKVFINAQILEESGEEWKFNEGCLSIPDVREDVKRKGTIVIEYYDENFVKHTETFSDIRARVIQHEYDHIEGVLFTDHLSALKKKLVKGKLTKISQGDVSIGYKMRFPK
- a CDS encoding DUF5606 family protein; this translates as MLLEKIISISGKPGLFKLVSQLRNGFIIEDVTNKKKVSIGNSSQVSLLDNIAMFTFEKEVPLFEVFENIAKNNGYKETISHKSSDAELKDFMLASLPNYDTERVYSSDIKKLAQWYNILQKAGYITPESFVKAEPETLEGEPAAEEVSIEKEAKKAPKAEKPATPKVKATSAAKSAPKSTHRKQG
- the ruvX gene encoding Holliday junction resolvase RuvX; translated protein: MGQILAIDYGKARCGIAATDDMQIIASGLETVENRSLMDFLKKYFSINKVDEVVIGLPIDLKGNVSEVETDILKFIEEFKKEFTDIAVHRFDERFTSKMASFFISQSGKNKKKRQEKGLIDKVSATIILQNFLEQRLR
- the mazG gene encoding nucleoside triphosphate pyrophosphohydrolase — its product is MNTKQEKLEAFGRLLDIMDDLREKCPWDQKQTLQSLRHLTLEETYELSDAILQEDLQEIKKELGDVLLHLVFYAKIGSEKESFDIADVINSLNEKLIFRHPHIYGDVEVKDEEEVKQNWEKLKLKEGNKSILGGVPKSLPSLVKAYRIQDKVKGIGFEFHNAEDAWKKVDEEIQEFHAETDLDKKEQELGDVFFSLINYARISGINPDSALERTNLKFISRFQKMENLAGEQDLKLADMSLEEMDVLWEQAKKLS